A window of Rhodococcus sp. SGAir0479 contains these coding sequences:
- a CDS encoding DUF5313 family protein, translating to MPALQRPTFGQYVGYQFGRTLPDSLQDWVRNDLVGPGASVRYLIRFTVPVLPILALFLLIPGPIWIPLAMMALLFIPLVYFAVALMQVYRRHRLQSHGLDPDLVAEKAQRRADRIRDDYERRHGRA from the coding sequence ATGCCTGCACTTCAGCGCCCCACCTTCGGGCAGTACGTGGGATACCAGTTCGGCCGGACGCTGCCGGACTCGTTGCAGGACTGGGTCCGCAACGATCTGGTGGGCCCCGGGGCGTCGGTGCGCTATCTGATCCGCTTCACGGTGCCGGTGCTGCCGATCCTCGCGCTGTTCCTGCTCATTCCCGGGCCCATCTGGATTCCTCTGGCGATGATGGCGCTGCTGTTCATCCCGCTGGTCTACTTCGCGGTGGCGCTCATGCAGGTGTACCGCCGGCACCGGCTGCAGAGTCACGGCCTCGATCCCGACCTGGTCGCGGAGAAGGCGCAGCGCCGCGCGGACCGGATCCGCGACGACTACGAACGGCGTCACGGCCGCGCCTGA
- the rraA gene encoding ribonuclease E activity regulator RraA has product MSEPVATADLADEIGPDIRSCDTQFIQFGARSTFSGPITTIKCFQDNLLVKQTLSEPGNGGVLVVDGDASVHTALVGDIIAGRGVSNGWAGVIVNGAVRDSAILRTLDIGIKALGTNPRKSTQTGSGEKNVPVSFGGVTFNPGETVYSDDDGVVVR; this is encoded by the coding sequence ATGAGCGAACCGGTGGCAACCGCCGATCTGGCCGACGAGATCGGGCCCGACATCCGCAGCTGCGATACGCAATTCATCCAGTTCGGCGCTCGCAGCACGTTCTCCGGGCCGATCACCACCATCAAGTGCTTCCAGGACAACCTGCTCGTCAAGCAGACCCTCAGCGAGCCCGGCAACGGCGGTGTCCTCGTCGTCGACGGCGACGCGAGCGTGCACACGGCCCTCGTCGGCGACATCATCGCCGGCCGCGGCGTCTCCAACGGCTGGGCCGGCGTGATCGTCAACGGCGCGGTCCGTGACTCGGCGATCCTGCGGACCCTCGACATCGGCATCAAGGCCCTGGGCACCAATCCGCGCAAGAGCACCCAGACCGGTTCCGGTGAGAAGAACGTGCCCGTCTCCTTCGGCGGCGTCACCTTCAACCCGGGAGAGACGGTCTACAGCGACGACGACGGCGTCGTCGTCCGGTAG
- a CDS encoding alpha/beta hydrolase family protein produces MAELVLTSNALTVVLSRGEKVAGLHGDITVPLAHIRDVDVVADPFANLRGLRAPGLAVPGRVRIGTWRGRGDRTFVVARRGAPAVRVCTAGIGAGSAFDRLLVGTADATADAQRLRDVLAAGRPEFTEHETTFVSGDGTVVAGTLAVPSGGRGGPAAVVLNGSGEIDRDGDHRKLAIGISRAVAHALARNGVASLRYDKRGVGRSGGDFLTAGYADNRADAAAAVEWLRTTGGFARDAIAVIGHSEGACLATQLGADRVVDPAAVVLLAAPAVTGREVLTWQSGRAVEGLPAPVRTAMRILRIDVAARQRKAFDRLYRSRDDVGRLGRRRVNARWLREFLDYDPKPFLQDIVPPVLAITGAKDIQVDPGDLETIAALVPDEVDTARVPDLTHLLRRDPRPPSLGVYRKLVRQPVDAEVLALVADWTAGHLRR; encoded by the coding sequence ATGGCCGAACTGGTTCTCACCTCGAACGCGTTGACCGTCGTGCTGTCGCGCGGCGAGAAGGTCGCGGGCCTGCACGGGGACATCACCGTCCCGCTCGCGCACATCCGGGACGTCGATGTGGTCGCCGACCCGTTCGCCAACCTGCGCGGCCTGCGTGCACCCGGACTCGCGGTGCCGGGGCGGGTTCGCATCGGCACTTGGCGAGGCCGCGGCGACCGGACGTTCGTCGTCGCGCGGCGCGGTGCGCCCGCCGTGCGGGTGTGCACCGCGGGCATCGGAGCCGGGTCGGCCTTCGACCGGTTGCTCGTCGGGACCGCGGACGCGACCGCCGACGCGCAGCGGCTCCGCGACGTCCTCGCGGCCGGCCGGCCCGAGTTCACCGAACACGAGACGACCTTCGTGTCCGGCGACGGCACGGTCGTGGCCGGGACGCTCGCGGTGCCGAGCGGGGGACGTGGGGGACCGGCAGCGGTGGTACTCAACGGTTCCGGCGAGATCGACCGGGACGGTGACCACCGGAAGCTCGCCATCGGAATCAGCCGCGCCGTCGCACATGCGTTGGCCCGCAACGGTGTCGCCTCGTTGCGCTACGACAAGCGGGGCGTCGGCCGGTCGGGCGGCGACTTTCTCACCGCCGGCTACGCCGACAACCGGGCCGACGCCGCGGCGGCGGTCGAATGGCTGCGCACCACAGGCGGTTTCGCGCGCGATGCGATCGCGGTGATCGGGCACAGCGAGGGGGCGTGCCTGGCGACGCAGCTGGGAGCGGACCGCGTCGTGGATCCGGCGGCGGTGGTGCTGCTCGCCGCTCCGGCGGTCACCGGCCGCGAGGTGTTGACGTGGCAGTCGGGCAGGGCGGTCGAGGGCCTGCCGGCGCCGGTACGAACGGCTATGCGGATCCTGCGCATCGATGTGGCTGCCCGACAACGGAAGGCCTTCGACAGGCTCTATCGCAGCCGGGACGACGTCGGGCGCCTGGGCCGCCGCCGGGTGAACGCGCGGTGGCTGCGGGAGTTCCTGGATTACGACCCGAAACCGTTTCTGCAGGACATCGTTCCGCCGGTCCTCGCGATCACGGGCGCCAAGGATATCCAGGTGGACCCCGGTGATCTCGAGACCATCGCGGCGCTCGTACCGGACGAGGTGGACACCGCCCGCGTCCCCGATCTGACGCACCTGCTGCGGCGCGACCCCCGGCCGCCGTCCCTGGGCGTCTACCGGAAGCTGGTGCGCCAACCGGTGGACGCGGAAGTGCTGGCGCTGGTAGCCGATTGGACGGCCGGCCACCTCAGGCGCTGA